The genomic window TTATCGATCGTGAAAGCGGTGACGGCATCCATCTCGCCCCCGAACTTGGAAAATGATTCCAATTCACGGAACTGAGCCTGATCGATTTTCAAGGTACCCGCTACCTTTTTCATCGCCTTTAATTGCGCGTTACCGCCTACACGGGAAACAGAGATTCCGACGTTGATAGCTGGGCGGTTCCCTTGGTTGAATAAATCGGTCTCAAGGAATATCTGTCCGTCGGTGATAGAGATCACGTTGGTCGGGATATAAGCCGATACGTCTCCCGCCTGAGTCTCGATGATCGGTAAAGCGGTCAAGGAGCCACCGCCTTTCACCTTGTCTCTCATGCTTTCGGGGAGATCGTTCATCTCACGGGCTACCTCCGGCTGGTTGATGATCTTGGCGGCACGTTCCAATAGGCGGGAGTGCAGGTAAAAGATATCACCCGGGTACGCCTCACGTCCGGAAGGACGGCGAAGGATCAAGGAAACCTCACGGTAGGCGACCGCCTGTTTGGACAGATCGTCGTAGACCACCAAGGCGTGTCGTCCGCTATCCCGGAAGTACTCTCCGATGGCCGCTCCGGCGAACGGGGCGAAATATTGCATGGCTGCCGGGTCGGAGGCGGTCGCGCTTACGACAATCGTATAGTCCATGGCTCCTTTCTCTTGCAAGGTGTTCACCAAGGCCGCTACCGTGGAACCCTTTTGCCCGATCGCCACGTAAATACAGTAAACCGGGTTCCCTGCCTCGTAGTTGCTACGTTGGTTGATGATGGTATCGATAGCGATCGAGGTCTTTCCCGTCTGCCTGTCGCCGATGATCAACTCACGTTGCCCCCTCCCGATAGGGATCATAGCGTCTACGGCCTTGATACCGGTTTGCAAAGGCTCGTTTACCGGCTGACGGAAGATCACGCCCGGAGCCTTGCGCTCAAGCGGCATCTCGCAAGTCTCGCCAAGGATCTCGCCTTTCCCGTCGATCGGGTTTCCCAACGGATCGATCACACGCCCGATCATCCCCTCGCTGACATCGATAGAGGCGATACGGCCCGTGCGTTTTACGGTGTCGCCCTCCTTGATTTGGTCGGTCGGACCTAAAAGGACGGCGCCTACATTATCTTCCTCCAAGTTCATCACGATTGCTTCCATCCCGTTATCGAATTGAAGCAACTCGTTCGCCTCCGCATTATCCAACCCGTAGATGCGGGCCACGCCGTCGCTCACCTGCAATACGGTCCCGACCTCTTCCAGCTTGATGCTGGTATGGATTCCTTCCAATTGCTGGCGCAGGATGGAGGAGACTTCACTCACTTTTATCTGTTCTGTCATACTTCTTCTTTTTTATCTGTTTTCGAGTAGCCCGGTACGGATATCCCGTAGTTGCGTCGCATAGCTGGCGTCTATCCGGTAATTGCCGATGCGTAGGCGGAAGCCCCCGATTAGTTCCGGTTCCACGTGGCCGGAGAACTCGATTGTGCATCCCGTCTCTTTCCGCAGCTTGTCTTGCAGGTGAGACTTGACCGCATCGTCTACCGCTACGGCCGTGTCGAATCGTACCCGGGTAATCTTCTTCTCTTTCCGGTACAAATGGATATAAATGTATGCAATGAAGGGCAGTAGTGTCTCCCGTTTATGGGCTAATACCAGATTGATAAAACGTGAATATAGCTCGCATACCTCGATACCTCCCGCCGCCGTAAGCAATTTCACTTTCTCCGGTACGGAAACGATCGGGTTGCTCAAGGCACCCCTAAGCTCTGGCTCCATCGAGAAGCTGTCCGCCAACATCTTCATATCATCATATACCCGGCTTTCCTGTTCCTTGTCTTTCGCTAGGGAGAAAAGCGCTTTGGCATACCGGGAAGAAATAGTTCCTATATCCATACCTTACGATTTACTAAACGATACCTCATCCAGCAGCCGGTCGATCATCTGTTGTTGTTCCTTATCCCGGCCGATTTTCTCTTTCATTACTTTCTCTGCGATAGCGATAGACAGATCCGCTATCTCCGAGCGGACTTCGCGAATAGCTTTCTCTTTTTCTTCGCGGATACGCCGGGTAGCCTCCTCTATCTGCAGATGTGCCTCGGAGACGGCCTTTTTCCGTGCCTCCTCGATGATCCGCTCCTTTTCGGCAAAGGCTTCCTTCAGGACGGCGTTTTGCTTTTCCTTGGCCTCGGCTAGCATCTTCTCGCCCTCGGCTTGGATATGGGCAAGTCGCTCATTCGCCTGACGTGCCGTCTCTAAGGAATTGTCAATGTAAGCTTTCCGTTGTTCGATTGCCTTGACGATCACGGGAAAACCGTATTTGGAAAGGATCACGAAGACAATCCCGAATGAAACGATCATCCAGAATAGAAGCCCTGAATCCGGTGTTAATAAAGACATAGTTTGTTACTTTTTTATTGGAACAACGCTAAGAAACATACGACAATAGCGAACAATGCCACACCTTCTACCAACGCTCCCATAATCAACATCGAGGTACGGATCTCTCCTGCGGCCGACGGCTGGCGTCCAATAGCTTCAACGGCACCTTTACCGATCAATCCGATTCCGATACCTGCACCTATGGCGGCGAATCCCGCTCCTATAGTGGCTCCCATCTTCGCTACGCCCATCCCGGCTGCCGCTTGTAATAAAATAGTCGATAACATAGTGTTTAATTTTAAATTAGTAACCTTAATAATATAATTCTAATACCTTAATTTCTTTGGATTTATTCCCTTACCTTGGCCAATCCGATATAGTTGGCCGACAGCAGGGTGAAAATATAAGCTTGCAAGCAAGCCACTAACAATTCCAGACAGTTCATGAACGCACAGAACAAGACGGATACGATCGTCATACCGAAATTCACGGCTACTCCCATCGTTACCGTTATGAATATCAAACAGGTTAGCGCCAAGATAATCGTATGGCCCGCCATGATGTTGGCGAACAGACGGATCATCAATGCGAACGGCTTGGTGAATACCCCGAAGAACTCCACGAACGGCATGATCGGCAAGGGCAGTTTCAAGTAGATCGGCGCTTTGGGCCAAAAAATCTCTTTCCAATACACTTTCGTGGCGAACAGGTTGACCGCTATAAACGTACAAAGTGCCAATACGCCTGTTACCGCTATATTTCCCGTAATATTAGCGCCTCCCGGGAAAACCGGTATGATCCCGATCAGGTTATTGATCAAGATAAAGAAAAATACCGTCAGCAAATAGGACGAGAACGGCTTATATTCTTTTCCGATCGCCTCTTTGATCACCCCGTCTTGTATGTAGGAGATGGCCATTTCCATCAATCCGATAAATCCGCCCGGCGCCTCGTTCGGGTGCTTTTTATACCAATGGGCGGTCCGGAGAACGATGAAAAGCAAGAGGCCGCAACTGAGGAACAGTCCGCAAACATTCTTGGTCAATGAGAAATCCATCGGGCGAACCTCTTCTCCTGCACTGTTCTTCTCAACAACCTTTCCCGCATGCTCACCTTCCCCGGCGATATAATAATTGTGATGCGTCCGGCCATGATGTAGATGGGATGACAGGAATAAATCCCATCCTCTTTCCTCGCTTTTTACCAAGATAGGCAGGGGAATCGCAATCTCTTGTCCGTTCCATTCCGTGATATGCCATGTATAGGCGTCTTGAATGTGGGAGAAGACGATATCCTGCACGTCTATCTCGCCGGACGCCGCTTTTGCCGGAGTGAGAAAGCTGAGCCACATCCAGAAAGCGATCCATATGTATTTGTTATCTTTGATTGTACTCATCATCCTTTTCCCTTTTCTCTCTTTTCATTCTTTTCTTTTCAAACAGATATAAAATGTAAGTCTCCAGTCCGAGGTAAATGAAATAGAATAACATCAACGTGAAACCAAATGTCTTTAATTGTTGCCCGACAAACGCCGCGTACATCCATAAAAAGACGAAAGCGAGCGTGAACTTACACAACCGGACTAGCATGTACATGGTTACGGTCACATCTCCGTTTTTCCTTTTTACCCGGTCTAGGAAGAAAGTCATCGCCATGGCCATGACCCAGTAAAAGAAGGGAATGGACGGATACCACGAGAAATAGTGTTCCGGCCAGATGGTATATAATAAACCACCCAATGAAACGCCTATTGCCACGTTGATAAACGTGATCAAACCCATTAACCTCATTTTTAATCTGCCATTCATTGTCGTATGTTTTTATTCGACGCAAACGGATAGGATGTCGTCTTTTACCTCTACGAATCCGCTTTGTATCGTTTGTTCTTGTCTTTTGCCGTTTGCCTCGAACCGGATCGTACCCGCCTTCAACGCTGCTATCAATGGGGCGTGATGAGGCAAGATATCGAATGAACCGGCAACTCCCGGGAATGAGACAGATTCGGTCTCGCCTTCGAAAAGAATGCCGTCCGGTGATACAATTTCCAGTTTCATATCGATTAATTTGCTTGTTCTTTCAGCTGCTTGGCCTTCTCCAAGACATCCTCGATGGTTCCTACGTTTAAGAATGCCTGTTCGGGTATGTCATCCGTTTCCCCGTCCATGATCATCTTGAATCCCCGGATCGTATCCTCTATAGAGACCATGACACCGGGTACGCCAGTGAATTGTTCTGCCACGGAGAAGGGCTGGGACAGAAAACGTTGTACACGGCGGGCCCGGTTGACCGTTAGCCTGTCCTCGTCGGAAAGTTCTTCCATACCGAGGATGGATATGATATCTTGAAGTTCCTTGTTCCGTTGCAGGATTTGTTTTACCCGTTGCGCTGTGTCGTAATGCTCCTTGCCTACGATCAGCGGATCAAGGATGCGGGAGGTGGATTCCAGCGGGTCTACGGCCGGATAGATACCGAGTTCCGTGATCTTGCGGCTGAGGACGGTTGTTGCGTCCAAGTGCGTAAAGGTAGTCGCCGGAGCTGGGTCTGTCAAGTCATCGGCAGGAACATACACCGCCTGTACGGAGGTGATGGAGCCCTTCTTGGTTGAAGTGATACGCTCTTGCATAGCTCCCATTTCCGTGGCCAATGTCGGTTGGTAACCTACGGCGGAAGGCATACGCCCCAGCAAGGCGGAAACCTCGGAACCGGCTTGGGTGAAACGGAAGATATTATCGATGAAGAATAATATATCTTTTCTTTCTCCCTCAGAGGCTTTGTCACGGAAGGATTCGGCGATCGTCAAACCGGATAAGGCCACGGACGAGCGGGCGCCCGGCGGTTCGTTCATCTGCCCGAATACCAAGGTAGCCTGCGACTTAGCCAATTCATCGTAATCGATCTTCGACAAGTCCCAGTTGCCTGCCTCCATACTCTTCTTAAACTCCTCGCCGTATCGGATGACACCGGATTGGATCATTTCACGCAATAGGTCATTTCCTTCACGTGTACGTTCACCCACACCGGCGAAGACGGAGAATCCGTTGTTTTTCTTTGCGATGTTGTTGATCAATTCCATGATCAATACCGTTTTGCCGACTCCGGCTCCTCCGAAAAGTCCGATCTTGCCTCCTTTGGCGTAAGGTTCCAATAAATCGATTACTTTAATACCCGTGTACAAGACCTCTTGGGTCGTTGTCAGATCCTCGAATTTAGGAGGCTCACGATGGATGGGAAGAGCCCCGTCTTTAGTAAGCTGGGCCATGCCATCGATAGGGTCGCCGGTGACATTCATTAAACGTCCTTTGACTTGGTCGCCGGTCGGCATGGTGATGGGCATTCCGTATGACACGGCCTCCATGCCTCGTCTCAATCCGTCGGTCGTATCCATCGCTACGGTACGGACGGTGTTTTCCCCGATGTGTTGCTGAACTTCGACGATCAAGATCTTTCCGTTTGGGCGGGAAATCTCCATGGCGTCGTGGATACGGGGGAGGGTTACTGTTTCTTCTGTCCCATAATCAAAGTGGATATCCACTACCGGGCCGATAACCTGTGAGATATAGCCTTTTATTTCTCCCATAAAGCCTATTTGTTATTTATCTTAACCTATTAAAATGTCGTTGCAATATTACGTTTTATGGCGTTTCGATCCTTGAAAATAGAACTTTTTGTGTCTTTTTGAGATTAGTTAAACATTAAACTATTTAGCTGTAGTTCCGAAATAGACCAATTTGTTTCTTATTTGGACGAATCAGAAAGCTATAGTCAAATTTCTAAGGCATAGATAGATAAGGAGATACGAATTTGCTGCCTTTTTGATAGTAAAGGTGACAGTTCTGTTTTATTTTGTTAATCCATAATAGAGGTGTTTTTAATGGTATCGGATAGTTATTTGTGGTTCTGTTGAGCAAGTGGTGATATTTATGTAATTTTGTACGTCAACAATACTAAATAAACATGAAACGAATTATTGAGATATGCGCGAACTCCGCCCAGAGCTGTGTGGAGGCGGAGGCGGGAGGCGCTACCCGTGTAGAGCTTTGCGCCGGGATACCCGAAGGGGGAACTACACCTAGTTATGGAGAGATCAAGACGGCGAAG from Parabacteroides distasonis ATCC 8503 includes these protein-coding regions:
- the atpA gene encoding F0F1 ATP synthase subunit alpha gives rise to the protein MTEQIKVSEVSSILRQQLEGIHTSIKLEEVGTVLQVSDGVARIYGLDNAEANELLQFDNGMEAIVMNLEEDNVGAVLLGPTDQIKEGDTVKRTGRIASIDVSEGMIGRVIDPLGNPIDGKGEILGETCEMPLERKAPGVIFRQPVNEPLQTGIKAVDAMIPIGRGQRELIIGDRQTGKTSIAIDTIINQRSNYEAGNPVYCIYVAIGQKGSTVAALVNTLQEKGAMDYTIVVSATASDPAAMQYFAPFAGAAIGEYFRDSGRHALVVYDDLSKQAVAYREVSLILRRPSGREAYPGDIFYLHSRLLERAAKIINQPEVAREMNDLPESMRDKVKGGGSLTALPIIETQAGDVSAYIPTNVISITDGQIFLETDLFNQGNRPAINVGISVSRVGGNAQLKAMKKVAGTLKIDQAQFRELESFSKFGGEMDAVTAFTIDKGQKNTQLLIQPQYSPMPVEEQISILYCGTQGLLKEVPLDKVHEFEARFLQELRTSHQRDVLDVLKTGVINDEIRGILEKTAKELWVH
- a CDS encoding F0F1 ATP synthase subunit delta, whose protein sequence is MDIGTISSRYAKALFSLAKDKEQESRVYDDMKMLADSFSMEPELRGALSNPIVSVPEKVKLLTAAGGIEVCELYSRFINLVLAHKRETLLPFIAYIYIHLYRKEKKITRVRFDTAVAVDDAVKSHLQDKLRKETGCTIEFSGHVEPELIGGFRLRIGNYRIDASYATQLRDIRTGLLENR
- the atpF gene encoding F0F1 ATP synthase subunit B — encoded protein: MSLLTPDSGLLFWMIVSFGIVFVILSKYGFPVIVKAIEQRKAYIDNSLETARQANERLAHIQAEGEKMLAEAKEKQNAVLKEAFAEKERIIEEARKKAVSEAHLQIEEATRRIREEKEKAIREVRSEIADLSIAIAEKVMKEKIGRDKEQQQMIDRLLDEVSFSKS
- the atpE gene encoding ATP synthase F0 subunit C, encoding MLSTILLQAAAGMGVAKMGATIGAGFAAIGAGIGIGLIGKGAVEAIGRQPSAAGEIRTSMLIMGALVEGVALFAIVVCFLALFQ
- the atpB gene encoding F0F1 ATP synthase subunit A, which encodes MMSTIKDNKYIWIAFWMWLSFLTPAKAASGEIDVQDIVFSHIQDAYTWHITEWNGQEIAIPLPILVKSEERGWDLFLSSHLHHGRTHHNYYIAGEGEHAGKVVEKNSAGEEVRPMDFSLTKNVCGLFLSCGLLLFIVLRTAHWYKKHPNEAPGGFIGLMEMAISYIQDGVIKEAIGKEYKPFSSYLLTVFFFILINNLIGIIPVFPGGANITGNIAVTGVLALCTFIAVNLFATKVYWKEIFWPKAPIYLKLPLPIMPFVEFFGVFTKPFALMIRLFANIMAGHTIILALTCLIFITVTMGVAVNFGMTIVSVLFCAFMNCLELLVACLQAYIFTLLSANYIGLAKVRE
- the atpC gene encoding ATP synthase F1 subunit epsilon, whose protein sequence is MKLEIVSPDGILFEGETESVSFPGVAGSFDILPHHAPLIAALKAGTIRFEANGKRQEQTIQSGFVEVKDDILSVCVE
- the atpD gene encoding F0F1 ATP synthase subunit beta, with product MGEIKGYISQVIGPVVDIHFDYGTEETVTLPRIHDAMEISRPNGKILIVEVQQHIGENTVRTVAMDTTDGLRRGMEAVSYGMPITMPTGDQVKGRLMNVTGDPIDGMAQLTKDGALPIHREPPKFEDLTTTQEVLYTGIKVIDLLEPYAKGGKIGLFGGAGVGKTVLIMELINNIAKKNNGFSVFAGVGERTREGNDLLREMIQSGVIRYGEEFKKSMEAGNWDLSKIDYDELAKSQATLVFGQMNEPPGARSSVALSGLTIAESFRDKASEGERKDILFFIDNIFRFTQAGSEVSALLGRMPSAVGYQPTLATEMGAMQERITSTKKGSITSVQAVYVPADDLTDPAPATTFTHLDATTVLSRKITELGIYPAVDPLESTSRILDPLIVGKEHYDTAQRVKQILQRNKELQDIISILGMEELSDEDRLTVNRARRVQRFLSQPFSVAEQFTGVPGVMVSIEDTIRGFKMIMDGETDDIPEQAFLNVGTIEDVLEKAKQLKEQAN